Proteins co-encoded in one Hyla sarda isolate aHylSar1 chromosome 4, aHylSar1.hap1, whole genome shotgun sequence genomic window:
- the TIGAR gene encoding fructose-2,6-bisphosphatase TIGAR — MARFALTIVRHGETRYNKEKLLQGQGIDEPLSEIGFTQAEAAGRFLSDVRFTHVFSSDLIRAKQTACTIMKNNKPSEEIKINYDARLRERKYGVAEGQPLSELKIMAKKSGQQCPSYTPPGGETLDQVRARAKDFFEFLCQMVMDEASGKDQESRSAAGRRPVTAVDLSPFINHSNENQAGCQDNSDVTLDASILLVSHGAYMRNWIKYFVEDLHFTFPPELKKSRELSVSPNTGISHFIISVKPGEINNPAIRCVCINRHDHLADLNADTSHYVV, encoded by the exons GTCAAGGCATAGATGAACCTCTTTCCGAAATTGGGTTCACGCAGGCAGAAGCCGCCGGCAGATTCCTGAGCGATGTCCGGTTCACTCATGTGTTTTCCAGTGACCTGATTCGGGCAAAACAG ACGGCGTGTACCATCATGAAGAACAATAAGCCTAGTGAGGAGATTAAAATAAACTATGATGCCAGGCTGCGAGAGAGG AAATACGGTGTTGCAGAGGGGCAGCCTCTTAGTGAGCTGAAGATCATGGCAAAGAAATCAGGACAGCAGTGTCCTTCCTATACTCCCCCTGGAGGAGAAACCCTGGATCAG gtCCGAGCTCGTGCCAAGGACTTCTTTGAGTTCCTCTGTCAGATGGTCATGGATGAGGCAAGTGGCAAAGACCAGGAATCTCGCAGCGCAGCAGGGCGCAGGCCCGTGACCGCCGTTGACCTCTCCCCGTTTATAAATCACAGCAATGAAAACCAAGCTGGTTGCCAGGACAACAGTGATGTCACCTTGGACGCCAGTATTCTCCTGGTCAGCCATGGAGCCTACATGAGGAACTGGATCAAGTATTTTGTAGAAGATCTTCACTTCACCTTTCCGCCTGAACTGAAGAAGTCCCGGGAACTATCCGTTAGCCCCAACACGGGCATCAGCCATTTTATCATCAGTGTGAAGCCGGGAGAAATAAATAATCCCGCCATTCGTTGCGTTTGCATCAATCGCCACGACCACTTAGCGGACCTCAATGCAGACACCAGCCATTATGTTGTATGA